One Chryseobacterium indoltheticum DNA segment encodes these proteins:
- the moaCB gene encoding bifunctional molybdenum cofactor biosynthesis protein MoaC/MoaB: MVDITFKTFTLRKAIAAATIKTSSVSTIEAVKNGTVPKGNVLEFARASALLAIKKTSDVIPDCHPLPVEFAAISYDFDEINIHIKVEVHTIYKTGVEVEAMHGASVASLVIYDMLKPIDKNVEISNIKLLEKQGGKSNQKNIDVTHLTAAVVVCSDSVSQGIKEDSSGKILVEALQKQGINTIDYSVVSDDISAIRQQIELFKNKGCNLLLFTGGTGLSDRDVTPEAVHPFITKEIPGIMETARNYGQERVKTSMLSRGIAGFSDDMLILTLPGSSGAVKEYVQALFPQILHIFSVKQGAGH; encoded by the coding sequence ATGGTAGATATTACTTTTAAAACTTTCACACTTCGTAAGGCAATCGCAGCTGCAACAATTAAAACATCATCAGTTTCTACAATTGAAGCGGTAAAAAACGGAACAGTTCCAAAAGGAAATGTGCTGGAATTTGCGAGAGCTTCGGCTTTACTTGCCATCAAAAAAACGAGCGATGTTATTCCTGACTGTCATCCTCTTCCCGTTGAATTTGCTGCGATAAGCTATGATTTTGATGAAATAAATATTCACATTAAAGTGGAAGTTCATACCATTTACAAAACCGGCGTTGAAGTCGAAGCGATGCACGGCGCATCAGTTGCCTCGCTCGTCATTTACGATATGCTGAAACCTATAGATAAAAATGTTGAGATTTCAAATATTAAATTATTGGAAAAACAAGGAGGAAAAAGTAATCAGAAGAATATTGATGTGACGCATTTAACAGCCGCAGTTGTAGTGTGTAGCGATTCGGTTTCGCAAGGTATAAAAGAAGATTCATCCGGAAAAATATTGGTTGAAGCACTTCAAAAGCAAGGCATCAATACTATTGATTATTCAGTTGTTTCTGATGATATTTCAGCAATTCGTCAACAGATTGAATTGTTTAAAAATAAAGGTTGCAATCTTTTATTATTTACCGGCGGAACTGGTTTGTCGGATCGTGATGTAACACCTGAAGCTGTGCATCCATTTATTACCAAAGAGATTCCCGGGATAATGGAAACAGCAAGAAATTATGGACAGGAACGGGTTAAAACTTCAATGCTTTCCCGAGGAATAGCGGGATTTTCTGATGATATGCTGATTTTGACACTTCCCGGATCTTCAGGTGCTGTGAAAGAATACGTTCAGGCATTATTTCCGCAGATTTTACACATTTTTTCAGTAAAACAAGGAGCCGGACATTAG
- a CDS encoding molybdenum cofactor biosynthesis protein MoaE: MNKIKNIFQHSPISPLFIAESITKHSTKTEIGAHQIFLGQIRADEIDGKTVKAIEYTAYQDLALNQMTAIREEIFAKYNITCMHIHHSLGIVNAGEICLFVFTSSKHRNEATKACNEVVERIKNELPIWGKEIFEDETHQWKINQ, encoded by the coding sequence ATGAATAAGATTAAAAATATATTTCAGCACAGTCCTATTTCGCCTCTATTCATAGCAGAAAGTATCACCAAACATTCTACAAAGACGGAAATCGGGGCGCATCAGATTTTCTTAGGTCAGATTCGTGCTGATGAAATTGATGGAAAAACGGTAAAAGCAATAGAATATACTGCTTACCAAGATTTGGCTTTAAACCAAATGACCGCAATCAGAGAAGAGATTTTTGCAAAATATAACATCACTTGTATGCACATTCATCACAGTCTTGGAATTGTGAATGCAGGAGAAATTTGCCTGTTTGTATTTACCTCGTCAAAACACAGAAATGAAGCTACAAAGGCTTGTAATGAAGTGGTAGAACGCATAAAAAACGAACTTCCTATCTGGGGCAAAGAAATTTTTGAGGACGAAACACATCAATGGAAAATCAATCAGTAA
- a CDS encoding HesA/MoeB/ThiF family protein, with amino-acid sequence MLHLERYHRQITLKSFGIEAQKKLASAKVLVVGAGGLGCPVLQYLTAAGVGNIGIIDDDKVSLSNLHRQILFTSNDIGKLKTEAAFERLNAMNPEVQINIVSERITTKNAVEIILDYDVIIDCTDNFPTRYLLDDVSRLMAKPLIFGAIYQYEGQAAIFNVIDADGFTTNYRHLFPEPPKPGEVPDCNDAGVLGVLPGIIGTIQATETIKLITGTGNPLINKLMTINILDYQTAIFQIPKENLTKKNIPSTLKEFEQTNYELHCGIKQKGIINISSSEFKEIAEIPDTVIIDVRETDELPKLELPYLSIPLSQLKENLNQINKKNIIVVCQSGKRSFIGAQILTEILRQDYTISHLEGGIIQLNQEINE; translated from the coding sequence ATGTTGCATTTGGAACGATATCACAGACAGATAACATTGAAAAGCTTTGGCATAGAAGCTCAGAAAAAGCTTGCGTCAGCTAAGGTTCTTGTTGTCGGAGCAGGAGGCTTGGGTTGTCCTGTTCTTCAATATCTAACCGCAGCCGGAGTTGGAAACATTGGAATTATTGATGATGACAAAGTTTCATTAAGTAACTTACACAGGCAGATTTTATTCACTTCAAACGACATTGGAAAATTGAAGACCGAAGCGGCGTTTGAAAGACTAAATGCAATGAATCCGGAGGTACAAATTAATATTGTTTCTGAAAGAATTACTACAAAAAATGCTGTTGAAATCATATTGGATTATGATGTAATAATAGATTGCACCGACAATTTCCCCACACGTTATTTGTTGGATGATGTTTCCAGACTGATGGCAAAGCCACTGATCTTTGGAGCCATTTATCAGTATGAAGGTCAGGCTGCAATTTTTAATGTCATCGATGCTGATGGATTTACCACAAATTACAGACATCTTTTTCCCGAACCTCCAAAACCTGGCGAAGTTCCAGATTGCAATGATGCGGGAGTTTTAGGTGTCTTACCAGGAATTATAGGAACGATACAAGCTACCGAAACCATTAAACTGATTACAGGAACGGGAAATCCATTAATCAATAAATTAATGACAATTAATATTCTTGATTATCAGACCGCAATTTTTCAAATTCCTAAAGAGAATTTAACAAAAAAAAATATTCCCTCGACCTTAAAGGAATTTGAACAGACGAATTACGAACTGCATTGTGGAATTAAACAAAAGGGAATTATAAATATTTCTTCTTCAGAATTCAAAGAAATTGCAGAAATTCCGGATACAGTTATTATTGATGTCCGTGAAACTGATGAGCTTCCTAAGCTTGAATTGCCCTATTTATCAATACCTTTATCTCAGTTAAAGGAAAATTTAAATCAAATTAATAAAAAAAATATTATTGTTGTTTGCCAATCCGGAAAGAGAAGTTTTATCGGAGCTCAGATTTTAACTGAAATTTTGAGGCAGGATTATACAATCAGCCATTTGGAAGGCGGAATCATTCAATTAAATCAAGAAATTAATGAATAA
- a CDS encoding MoaD/ThiS family protein has product MSTIKIISFGRLKEIIGLDFECKAENTDRLLAQLNEKFPDLRELKLRIAVNEKIISGNTELNNNDVVALMPPYSGG; this is encoded by the coding sequence ATGAGTACAATAAAAATAATAAGCTTTGGCAGACTGAAAGAGATTATAGGCTTAGATTTTGAATGTAAAGCTGAAAATACAGATAGGTTGCTGGCACAGCTCAATGAAAAATTTCCCGATTTAAGGGAATTAAAATTGAGAATTGCAGTGAATGAGAAAATCATTTCAGGAAATACAGAATTAAATAATAACGACGTGGTAGCACTGATGCCACCCTATTCAGGAGGATAA
- a CDS encoding sulfite exporter TauE/SafE family protein, whose amino-acid sequence MSVEFFYIILFVIAALYAAVGHGGASGYLALMALYGVAPKEMKPTALVLNLFVSLTSFIQYYRGGHFKLRIFIPIAIASIPLAFIGGMIHIEDTLYKRILGVLLLFPVFRFFFFKSPNEDELKNPQIYLSLIFGGVIGLFSGMIGIGGGILLSPVLILLKWTNQKQTAAISAAFIFVNSVAGLGGMFTKEIAFTSNMLLYIVFAFAGGLLGSYLASKRLSQNGLKYVLAVVLLMASYKLISSTI is encoded by the coding sequence ATGAGTGTGGAATTTTTTTATATTATTTTATTTGTAATTGCAGCTCTATATGCGGCAGTAGGACACGGCGGTGCAAGCGGTTATTTAGCTTTGATGGCTTTGTACGGAGTTGCCCCTAAAGAGATGAAGCCAACCGCACTCGTACTCAACTTATTTGTATCTCTCACTTCTTTCATTCAATATTACAGAGGCGGGCATTTCAAGCTTCGTATTTTTATTCCTATTGCGATCGCATCGATACCGCTTGCGTTTATTGGTGGAATGATCCATATTGAAGATACTCTTTACAAACGCATTTTAGGTGTATTATTACTTTTCCCGGTGTTCCGGTTTTTCTTTTTTAAAAGTCCCAATGAGGATGAGCTGAAAAATCCTCAAATATATTTATCATTGATTTTCGGTGGAGTTATCGGCTTATTTTCAGGAATGATTGGTATTGGTGGCGGAATACTGCTTTCTCCTGTCCTTATTTTATTGAAATGGACCAATCAGAAACAGACCGCTGCGATCAGTGCGGCCTTTATTTTTGTCAATTCTGTGGCTGGTTTAGGTGGTATGTTTACGAAAGAAATTGCTTTTACCAGCAATATGTTGTTGTATATTGTCTTTGCATTTGCAGGAGGATTGCTAGGATCTTATTTAGCCTCAAAAAGATTAAGTCAAAATGGACTGAAATATGTATTGGCAGTAGTACTTTTAATGGCTTCCTATAAATTGATATCAAGCACAATTTAA